Genomic DNA from candidate division WOR-3 bacterium:
TCGGGGGTTGAGCAATGGGTGGCCAGATACGACGGCCCCGTTAGCGAAAATGATTACGGCCGGAAAATTGCCATTGATAACGCAGGCAGTATCTACGTCACAGGAAGTAGTTATGGTTCAGGCACCGGCTCTGACTATGCGACGGTGAAGTATAATGTGTCGGGAGTGGAACAATGGGTGGCGAGGTATAACGGGCCGGGCAATGGTCTTGATGTGGCAGGTGGAATCGCGGTTGACAGCGCAGGCAGTATCTACGTCACAGGAAGAAGTGAGGGTTCAGGCACCGGCTCTGACTATGCGACGGTGAAGTATAGTGATTCGGGGGTTGAGCAATGGGTGGCGAGATATGATGGCCCAGTTAGTGGTTCAGATCGTGGAGGCAGAATCGCTCTTGACAATGCAGGTAATGTCTATGTCACAGGAACAAGTGAGGGTTCAGGCACCGGCGATGACTATGCGACGGTGAAGTATAATGCGTCGGGAGTGGAACAATGGGTGACGAGATATCACTACCCCGATAGCGATTTTGATGCAGCCAATGCAATTGCCATTGATAACACAGGTAATATCTACGTCACGGGGGCGAGCGTGGGTTCAGGCACCGGCTCTGACATTGCGACGGTGAAGTATAATGATTCGGGAGTTGAGCAATGGGTGGCAAGATATAACGGGCCAGGTGATGGGGACGATGGAGGCAATGCAATTGCCATTGATAACACAGGTAATATCTACGTTACAGGATCAAGTGATGGTTCCTATACCACCAGTCATGACTATACGACGGTGAAGTATAATGATTCGGGCGTTGAGCAATGGGTGGTAAGGTATAACGGGACGGTTTACGGAATTGATTGGGCATATGCGATCGCGGTTGACAACGTTTGCGATATCTACGTCACAGGAACAAGTGTGGGTTCAGGCACCGACTTTGACTATGCGACGGTGAAGTATAGTGATTCGGGAGTTGAACAATGGGTGGTGAGGTATAACGAGCCAGGGGAAGATTGGGCACATGCGATC
This window encodes:
- a CDS encoding SBBP repeat-containing protein, with amino-acid sequence MIRFLQWLCIVCVLIPSSIIPAQEWVARYNGPVNGFDGALAIAVDNAGNIYVIGSSYGSGTGSDYATVKYSDSGVEQWVARYDGPVSENDYGRKIAIDNAGSIYVTGSSYGSGTGSDYATVKYNVSGVEQWVARYNGPGNGLDVAGGIAVDSAGSIYVTGRSEGSGTGSDYATVKYSDSGVEQWVARYDGPVSGSDRGGRIALDNAGNVYVTGTSEGSGTGDDYATVKYNASGVEQWVTRYHYPDSDFDAANAIAIDNTGNIYVTGASVGSGTGSDIATVKYNDSGVEQWVARYNGPGDGDDGGNAIAIDNTGNIYVTGSSDGSYTTSHDYTTVKYNDSGVEQWVVRYNGTVYGIDWAYAIAVDNVCDIYVTGTSVGSGTDFDYATVKYSDSGVEQWVVRYNEPGEDWAHAIAVDSAGNIYVTGRSYGSSTGDDYATIKYSPTGILENELAVKNKHEITVTIFRGPLQLPEGKQCKVFDIMGRVVKPDKIQPGIYFIEVNGVVTQKVVKVR